From a region of the Salvelinus alpinus chromosome 2, SLU_Salpinus.1, whole genome shotgun sequence genome:
- the sirt7 gene encoding NAD-dependent protein deacetylase sirtuin-7 encodes MEEEPDTGASSRDERKTKEKAEILQREIQRKSFKLVAKILKKQESERTQEESADLLLHQDTVQELCSRQVRRNLLKRKQEEVFDDTEDLRCKVGQLAEAVRQAQHLVIYTGAGISTAASIPDYRGPNGVWTQLQKGRAVSSSDLSEAEPTLTHMCIRMLHEENMVQHVVSQNCDGLHLRSGLPRHTLSELHGNMFIEVCTSCSPVREFVRLFDVTERTARHRHGTGRQCAHCGGELRDTIVHFGERGTLEQPLNWRGASNAAERADVILCLGSSLKVLKKYACLWSMNRPAIRRPKLYIINLQWTPKDDLATLKIHGKCDDVMRLLMEELNIQIPAYNQTEDPVLSLATPLRPEEEDSYTRKLIAPPAGGKDCSPDSPGQGGGTAVQGGWFGRGYSKGRKRRRKKVA; translated from the exons ATGGAAGAGGAACCAGACACGGGCGCATCTTCTCGGGATGAGAGAAAAACTAAAGAGAAGGCTGAAATACTGCAAAGGGAAATCCAGCGGAAGAGTTTCAAACTG GTAGCTAAGATCCTGAAGAAGCAGGAGAGTGAGCGGACACAGGAGGAGTCTGCGGATCTACTTCTGCACCAGGACACGGTACAGGAGCTGTGTTCGCGGCAGGTCCGCAGGAACCTTCTAAAGCGGAAGCAAGAAGAG GTATTTGATGATACAGAGGACCTGAGGTGTAAAGTGGGACAGTTGGCTGAGGCAGTCAGACAGGCTCAACACCTGGTTATCTACACTGGAGCCGGGATCAGCACG GCAGCGTCCATCCCAGACTACAGGGGCCCAAATGGGGTTTGGACACAGCTACAGAAGGGCAGAGCTGTCAG ctcgTCAGACCTGAGTGAAGCAGAACCTACTCTTACACACATGTGTATCAGGATGCTACATGAGGAGAACATG GTGCAGCACGTAGTGTCTCAGAACTGTGATGGGCTCCACCTGCGTAGCGGTCTTCCCAGACACACCCTCTCTGAGCTGCACGGCAACATGTTCATCGAG GTGTGTACTTCCTGTTCCCCGGTGAGGGAGTTTGTGCGACTCTTTGACGTGACGGAGCGCACGGCGAGGCACAGGCACGGGACGGGGCGGCAGTGCGCCCACTGTGGGGGCGAGCTCAGGGACACCATCGTACATTTCGGGGAGAGGGGCACCCTGGAGCAGCCTCTCAACTGGAGGGGTGCATCGAACGCTGCTGAGAGGGCTGACGTTATCCTCTGTCTGGGCTCCAGTCTGAAG GTGCTGAAGAAGTATGCCTGTCTATGGAGCATGAATAGACCTGCTATCAGGAGACCCAAACTCTATATCATCAATCTACAG TGGACACCTAAAGATGACCTGGCCACGCTGAAGATCCATGGGAAATGTGACGACGTGATGCGTCTCCTTATGGAGGAGCTGAACATTCAGATCCCTGCCTACAACCA GACAGAGGACCCTGTACTCAGCTTGGCCACGCCGCTGAGACCAGAAGAGGAGGACAGTTACACTCGTAAACTCATAGCTCCGCCCGCTGGCGGGAAGGACTGCTCACCAGACTCCCCGGGACAGGGTGGAGGAACAGCAGTACAAGGAGGCTGGTTCGGACGAGGATACTCcaaagggaggaagaggaggaggaagaaggtggCGTAG
- the LOC139568042 gene encoding zinc finger protein 180-like — protein sequence MNPDKASTFPSTLPESPGQTPPGTALLLVLVDCRKAPGQSGTERGEEDKEDGDLISLRYSPNSCSLSGRGLSSGESKQQWDADKTSLQKSLSRSERLNSCDQCGKSFKQSRHLTTHQRIHTGEKPYSCDQCGKRFAVSGILTTHQHIHTGEKPYSCDQCGKRFVVSGILTTHQRIHTGEKPYSCDQCGKSFKQSRHLTTHQRIHTGEKPYSCDQCGKRFAVSGDLTTHQRIHTGEKPYSCDQCGKSFNQSGALTIHQRIHTGEKLYRCDQCGKSFRTSGQLTTHQRIHTGEKPYHCDQCGKSFNQSGTLTTHQRIHTGEKPYHCDQCGKSLRNSGHLTIHQRIHTGEKPYSCDQCGKSFARDFNLTKHQFTHTGEKPYSCLCGKSFAHSESLKKHQKALSSLAPVPDP from the exons GACAAAGCTAGCAcgttcccctccaccctcccGGAGTCCCCGGGTCAAACGCCTCCTGGTACCGCTTTACTGCTGGTTCTGGTCGACTGCAGGAAAGCACCGGGACAGAGTGGaactgagagaggagaagaagataaGGAAGATGGAGATTTGATTTCATTAA GGTACAGCCCAAACAGTTGCTCTCTCAGTGGGAGGGGCTTATCATCTGGGGAGTCTAAACAACAATGGGATGCTGACAAGACGTCTCTccagaagagtctctccagatcagaacgtctcaatagctgtgatcagtgtgggaagagcttcaaacAATCACGACACCTGACTACACACCaacgaatacacacaggagagaagccttatagctgtgatcagtgtgggaagagattTGCTGTATCAGGAATCCTGACTACACACCAGCacatacacactggagagaagccttatagctgtgatcagtgtgggaagagattTGTTGTATCAGGAATCCTGACTACACACCAACgaatacacactggagagaagccttatagctgtgatcagtgtgggaagagcttcaaacAATCACGACACCTGACTACACACCaacgaatacacacaggagagaagccttatagctgtgatcagtgtgggaagagattTGCTGTATCAGGAGACCTGACTACACACCAGCgcatacacactggagagaagccttatagctgtgatcagtgtgggaagagcttcaatcaGTCAGGAGCCCTGACTAtacaccaacgcatacacacaggagagaagctttATAggtgtgatcagtgtgggaagagtttcaggACGTCAGGACAACTGACTacacaccaacgcatacacacaggagagaagccttaccactgtgatcagtgtgggaagagcttcaatcaATCAGGGACCCTGACTacacaccaacgcatacacacaggagagaagccttaccactgtgatcagtgtgggaagagcttaaGGAATTCAGGACACCTGACTATACAccaacgtatacacacaggagagaagccatatagctgtgatcagtgtgggaagagttttgctcgAGATTTCAACCTGACTAAACACCAGttcacacacactggagagaaaccttactcTTGTCTATGTGGAAAGAGCTTTGCTCATTCAGAGTCACTGAAAAAACACCAGAAAGCCCTTTCCTCTCTGGCACCGGTTCCAGATccctaa